The genomic window CCGCCGGCCCGCGGACCTTCGGCGACATCGTCGAGTTCTGCGACGGCTGGATGCCCATTGCCGGCCGCCACGACCTGTTCGACAAGATCGACGCACTCCAGGCGGCGGCCGCCGCCGCGGGCCGAGATCCGATCGAGCTGACCGTGAGCGGAGCGAAGCCCGAGTCCGGAGTGATCGAGCGGCTTGCAGAGGTCGGGGTTTCTCGCGTCGTGTTGGGCGTGCCTCCGAAACCCGCCGACGACGTGCTCCCTCGGCTCGACCGGTACGCGGCGCTTCTGGACGAGTTCTCCGGGGTGTGAACTCAGCCCGGGCGCGCCGTTCTGTCCGCCCGGAGCGGATGATCTGCGGCGTTTCGACATCGAATCGGTCAGGGAGGAGTTGGTGGATCGGACCCGGTCAGGGCGGGTCGGGCCCACCCTGCGGTTTGCGGAAACGGAGTCTTCCCGGCGGGCTGTCGTGGTCGATGGTGTAGCCCATGCCGTGGATGACGACATGGTGGTGGTACCAGCAAAGTGTGGTGAGGTTGTCCGGGTCGGTTCGACCCCCTTGGGAGAAGGGGGTGACATGGTGGGGTTGGAGTCGGTACCGGCTGGTACATCCATCGGCCGTGCAGGATCCGTGGTCACGATGCAGGATGGCTCGGCGAAGGGGAGGGGAGATGACTCTGGTCTTGCGTCCGACCGTCAGGGGCCGTTCACCGGCGACCGTGATCGTCTCGATCGAGCCGGTGCAGAGCGCCTCGGCGAGAGATTCGGGCCCGATGCGGATTCCGGTGTCGAGGCACACTCCCGTCTCGGCTCCGGTTCTTGCCGCCTCCCCGGCGTTGACGAAGATGCTCACCAGCGGGGCGGCGGTTCCGGTTGCAGTCGTTGCGTCGAGTGAGTCCTGGGCGATGGATATGAGGGCGTCGGCGTTGCGTTGTCCGAGGGTGGGTCTGGTTCCGTCGGGGAGGGCAGGGAAGCGGTCGGCCCGGTGGACGAGCGCCTCTTCGACGATCCTGCCGTCGACACCACCGAGGATTCCCCACAGATGCCATGAAGTTTCGTCGAGATTCGGTTGCATGGCCACGTAGCGGTCCGTGAACGAGGCCGTCTGCTGACGGCGGGTGAGTCGCCTGCGGTGGGCGACGGCTCGTCGCAGACCGGCGATGTCGAGATGCCACACGGATTCCACAGGATCGTCCGCTCCGGTCGCGGCGTACCTGCACAGCTCGACGGCCCGATCGAACGATACGCGACCGGCAGACAGTGCGTCGCCCACCCCGGGAGCATCGGTCAGGGCCTTTGCGGTGTGCGTGAGCGCCGACGCAGTCTCCGGTGCCACGTCCAGGCGGCTCGACACCCATTCACACATGCTCCGACACCCGTCACCCAACGGAATCTGGCGGCGATCCACTTCGGCCAGCAACGTCATCTGACGGGCACGGGCCCGGCCGATGAGCATCTCCAGGCCGGCGAGTTCCTGCTCCAGACCATCGGCTGTGACTTCATCCGGTACATCCATATGCGCAACGTATCATCCGGGTGTGACAGAAAACGTCCTCTGGCGATGGTCGACGACATATAGCCGAGATTGGTACTTCGTTACGGTGAGAGGACGGCGCGTACCTCGGAGACCGGATACGTGAAGGTCGTGGCGATCACCGCCGGGTTGTCGGCGAACGGAATCGGGGTGGACCACGCTCCGCCTGGGAGTTGCCGCCAGCGATACGTGCCGTTCCATTCGGCCACGAAGGTGATCGTGTAGTCGCCCTTGCGCTCGTAGAGATGCGTGGCCGCCGCACTGCCGGGCAGGTCGTCGGCGCTGCCCGGGACGGCGGATGTGAGGATCGTCCCGTCCCCCATGTCCCAGGTGAACGCCTCGAGGGTCGCCCACGCCTCGATCTCCATGGTGATGTTCGATCCGGGATCGGTGAAGGTGAGCGTGAACGGGAGGATCTCATCGCCGCCCTCGTACCAGAGCCACGTGTCGAGGCCGGTGAGACCTTCGCTGATCGGGCTCGTGGCGGTCTTCCCGGGCGGGGCGCGT from Actinomycetota bacterium includes these protein-coding regions:
- a CDS encoding DUF222 domain-containing protein, with translation MDVPDEVTADGLEQELAGLEMLIGRARARQMTLLAEVDRRQIPLGDGCRSMCEWVSSRLDVAPETASALTHTAKALTDAPGVGDALSAGRVSFDRAVELCRYAATGADDPVESVWHLDIAGLRRAVAHRRRLTRRQQTASFTDRYVAMQPNLDETSWHLWGILGGVDGRIVEEALVHRADRFPALPDGTRPTLGQRNADALISIAQDSLDATTATGTAAPLVSIFVNAGEAARTGAETGVCLDTGIRIGPESLAEALCTGSIETITVAGERPLTVGRKTRVISPPLRRAILHRDHGSCTADGCTSRYRLQPHHVTPFSQGGRTDPDNLTTLCWYHHHVVIHGMGYTIDHDSPPGRLRFRKPQGGPDPP